Proteins from one Diprion similis isolate iyDipSimi1 chromosome 3, iyDipSimi1.1, whole genome shotgun sequence genomic window:
- the LOC124404396 gene encoding palmitoyltransferase ZDHHC3 isoform X2, whose amino-acid sequence MDYEYVPFQREKDIHNRCCGGKFWCIKDICGIICAILTWLLIIYAEFVVMAVILIPSGAVPKGNATKEMIQQMGFREGQVIFKCPKCCSIKPDRAHHCSVCQRCIRKMDHHCPWVNNCVGENNQKYFVLFTFYIAGISLQSLFLCVQQFTTCVRQEWRECSTFSPPATVVLLLFLTFEALLFAIFTAVMLGTQLQAIWNDETGIEQLKKEEARWVRNSRWKSIQAVFGRFSIAWFSPFTSPSNAKTKLDSYLYSV is encoded by the exons ATGGATTATGAATACGTACCATTCCAGAGGGAAAAAGATATACATAATAGATGTTGCGGGGGAAAGTTTTGGTGCATCAAG GATATATGCGGAATTATTTGTGCCATATTAACATGGCTATTGATAATTTATGCAGAGTTTGTAGTGATGGCAGTGATCCTTATTCCAAGC GGTGCTGTTCCGAAAGGAAACGCAACCAAGGAGATGATTCAGCAAATGGGATTCCGAGAGGGGCAAGTTATATTCAAATGTCCAAAGTGTTGTTCCATCAAACCTGACAGAGCTCATCATTGTTCCGTTTGTCAAAG GTGTATCAGAAAGATGGACCACCATTGCCCTTGGGTTAATAATTGCGTAGGAGAAAATAATCAGAAATACTTTGTACTTTTTACT ttttacaTTGCTGGCATATCATTGCAGTCTCTATTCCTGTGCGTCCAACAGTTTACCACTTGCGTTAGACAAGAATGGAGAGAATGTTCAACATTCAGCCCCCCCGCAACAGTCGTGTTACTTTTATTTCTAACGTTTGAGGCTCTTCTGTTTGCTATTTTCACTGCAGTAATGCTGGGTACCCAATTACAGGCAATTTGGAATGATGAGACG GGAATAGAACAACTCAAAAAGGAAGAAGCCCGTTGGGTTCGAAACAGTCGATGGAAGTCCATCCAAGCTGTATTTGGAAGATTTTCTATTGCCTGGTTTTCACCCTTCACGTCACCGTCAAATGCCAAGACAAAACTCGATTCTTATTTATATTCTGTATaa
- the LOC124404447 gene encoding glycine-rich cell wall structural protein-like, protein MTLSLSLVILVVSTLLSLAAAGGGGHGGHDHVVIHVPYKIKTIHHTHTITKHIHHGGGGGGGGDKYEVLGYTVGHPIDLGGHGGGGHDFGGGGHDFGGGFGGGSFGGGHDFGGGGGGHDFGGGWGGQEEYGGGH, encoded by the exons ATGACACTCAGCCTGTCT ttgGTCATTCTCGTCGTGTCGACACTCCTGAGCCTTGCAGCCGCTGGCGGAGGCGGACACGGTGGACA tgaTCACGTGGTAATTCACGTCCCGTATAAAATCAAGACCATTCATCATACGCACACGATAACGAAACACATTCACCACgggggcggcggcggcggcggtggagACAAGTACGAGGTCCTCGGCTACACCGTCGGTCACCCAATCGACCTTGGAGGTCACGGAGGCGGTGGCCATGACTTCGGGGGTGGCGGCCATGACTTTGGGGGTGGATTTGGAGGCGGCAGTTTTGGCGGAGGTCATGACTTTGGCGGAGGCGGTGGCGGTCACGACTTTGGTGGCGGCTGGGGTGGCCAAGAAGAATATGGCGGCGGCCATTAG
- the LOC124404446 gene encoding uncharacterized protein LOC124404446, which yields MRITEFMFLTVLSQVLAGGGGGKHHVHFKIHVPDIIKHHIHTKTVFVHVHHGGGKKKMVPKKKETHHHESGHHEDWSSWSSYDVHGGDKEHQRHVKRPSQGYGYPSGPQVEEFHGHPVPPPEETPVMHHGGVVGYSYPPQYAMHPELGEFGSVEEAPHNEVRPYRDEYEEGYRKGLHTQTGHVLSEELKNFYDNQFEEGDDEAQTGHNNGYKIFEESEDADAAGEHGDGYVSAIMDSR from the exons ATG AGGATAACGGAGTTCATGTTCCTGACAGTACTGAGCCAAGTCCTAGCTGGCGGAGGCGGCGGGAAGCACCA TGTGCACTTCAAAATCCACGTACCGGACATCATCAAGCACCACATCCACACAAAGACGGTATTCGTCCACGTGCACCACGGTGGtggaaagaagaagatggtcccaaagaagaaggaaacgCACCACCACGAGTCGGGTCACCACGAGGACTGGAGTTCTTGGAGTTCGTACGACGTCCACGGGGGTGACAAGGAGCACCAGCGGCACGTCAAGAGGCCAAGTCAAGGCTACGGCTACCCTTCGGGTCCACAGGTGGAAGAATTTCACGGACATCCGGTACCGCCCCCGGAAGAGACGCCGGTAATGCATCACGGCGGTGTCGTCGGCTACTCGTACCCGCCGCAATACGCGATGCACCCGGAGCTCGGGGAGTTCGGGAGCGTCGAGGAGGCCCCGCACAACGAGGTGAGACCCTACAGAGACGAGTACGAGGAAGGATACCGGAAGGGCTTGCACACGCAGACAGGCCACGTGCTCTCGGAGGAGCTGAAGAACTTTTATGACAACCAGTTCGAGGAGGGCGACGACGAAGCTCAGACCGGACACAATAACGGGTACAAGATCTTTGAGGAGTCAGAAGATGCTGACGCTGCCGGTGAACACGGTGACGGCTACGTTTCGGCAATCATGGACtcaagataa
- the LOC124404396 gene encoding palmitoyltransferase ZDHHC3 isoform X3, whose translation MLRGKVLVHQGYMRNYLCHINMAIDNLCRVCSDGSDPYSKHPGAVPKGNATKEMIQQMGFREGQVIFKCPKCCSIKPDRAHHCSVCQRCIRKMDHHCPWVNNCVGENNQKYFVLFTFYIAGISLQSLFLCVQQFTTCVRQEWRECSTFSPPATVVLLLFLTFEALLFAIFTAVMLGTQLQAIWNDETGIEQLKKEEARWVRNSRWKSIQAVFGRFSIAWFSPFTSPSNAKTKLDSYLYSV comes from the exons ATGTTGCGGGGGAAAGTTTTGGTGCATCAAG GATATATGCGGAATTATTTGTGCCATATTAACATGGCTATTGATAATTTATGCAGAGTTTGTAGTGATGGCAGTGATCCTTATTCCAAGC ATCCG GGTGCTGTTCCGAAAGGAAACGCAACCAAGGAGATGATTCAGCAAATGGGATTCCGAGAGGGGCAAGTTATATTCAAATGTCCAAAGTGTTGTTCCATCAAACCTGACAGAGCTCATCATTGTTCCGTTTGTCAAAG GTGTATCAGAAAGATGGACCACCATTGCCCTTGGGTTAATAATTGCGTAGGAGAAAATAATCAGAAATACTTTGTACTTTTTACT ttttacaTTGCTGGCATATCATTGCAGTCTCTATTCCTGTGCGTCCAACAGTTTACCACTTGCGTTAGACAAGAATGGAGAGAATGTTCAACATTCAGCCCCCCCGCAACAGTCGTGTTACTTTTATTTCTAACGTTTGAGGCTCTTCTGTTTGCTATTTTCACTGCAGTAATGCTGGGTACCCAATTACAGGCAATTTGGAATGATGAGACG GGAATAGAACAACTCAAAAAGGAAGAAGCCCGTTGGGTTCGAAACAGTCGATGGAAGTCCATCCAAGCTGTATTTGGAAGATTTTCTATTGCCTGGTTTTCACCCTTCACGTCACCGTCAAATGCCAAGACAAAACTCGATTCTTATTTATATTCTGTATaa
- the LOC124404396 gene encoding palmitoyltransferase ZDHHC3 isoform X1, whose product MDYEYVPFQREKDIHNRCCGGKFWCIKDICGIICAILTWLLIIYAEFVVMAVILIPSVNTLYATFNMAIFQSLAILAFASHLKTMFTDPGAVPKGNATKEMIQQMGFREGQVIFKCPKCCSIKPDRAHHCSVCQRCIRKMDHHCPWVNNCVGENNQKYFVLFTFYIAGISLQSLFLCVQQFTTCVRQEWRECSTFSPPATVVLLLFLTFEALLFAIFTAVMLGTQLQAIWNDETGIEQLKKEEARWVRNSRWKSIQAVFGRFSIAWFSPFTSPSNAKTKLDSYLYSV is encoded by the exons ATGGATTATGAATACGTACCATTCCAGAGGGAAAAAGATATACATAATAGATGTTGCGGGGGAAAGTTTTGGTGCATCAAG GATATATGCGGAATTATTTGTGCCATATTAACATGGCTATTGATAATTTATGCAGAGTTTGTAGTGATGGCAGTGATCCTTATTCCAAGCGTAAATACACTTTACGCTACTTTTAACATGGCCATATTTCAGTCATTAGCTATTTTGGCATTCGCTTCTCACCTTAAGACAATGTTTACAGATCCG GGTGCTGTTCCGAAAGGAAACGCAACCAAGGAGATGATTCAGCAAATGGGATTCCGAGAGGGGCAAGTTATATTCAAATGTCCAAAGTGTTGTTCCATCAAACCTGACAGAGCTCATCATTGTTCCGTTTGTCAAAG GTGTATCAGAAAGATGGACCACCATTGCCCTTGGGTTAATAATTGCGTAGGAGAAAATAATCAGAAATACTTTGTACTTTTTACT ttttacaTTGCTGGCATATCATTGCAGTCTCTATTCCTGTGCGTCCAACAGTTTACCACTTGCGTTAGACAAGAATGGAGAGAATGTTCAACATTCAGCCCCCCCGCAACAGTCGTGTTACTTTTATTTCTAACGTTTGAGGCTCTTCTGTTTGCTATTTTCACTGCAGTAATGCTGGGTACCCAATTACAGGCAATTTGGAATGATGAGACG GGAATAGAACAACTCAAAAAGGAAGAAGCCCGTTGGGTTCGAAACAGTCGATGGAAGTCCATCCAAGCTGTATTTGGAAGATTTTCTATTGCCTGGTTTTCACCCTTCACGTCACCGTCAAATGCCAAGACAAAACTCGATTCTTATTTATATTCTGTATaa
- the LOC124404448 gene encoding uncharacterized protein LOC124404448 gives MINHVPFNIGMLLFVAIVFAYDPQDDSLKDILLPEGQFEAFYLRGTQKEEQGAARPPHLHGSFNQYRNPALVGAPNGAAYGFRFDGKRRFNFD, from the exons ATGATCAATCACGTACCATTTAAC aTAGGCATGTTGCTCTTCGTGGCGATAGTCTTTGCCTATGACCCTCAGGACGATTCGTTGAAGGACATTTTACTCCCAGAAGGCCAGTTTGAGGCTTTCTACCTCAGAGGTACCCAGAAGGAGGAACAAGGAGCTGCGAGGCCACCTCATCTGCATGGTTCCTTCAACCAGTATCGAAATCCGGCCCTTGTTGGTGCTCCAAACGGTGCAGCGTACGGCTTTAGGTTCGACGGAAAGCGACGGTTCAATTTTGACTAA
- the LOC124404445 gene encoding uncharacterized protein LOC124404445 — MKIILIPTVTAAFLLYSVMAVGNRPTRLTAEVSIGSETERDEGRIFASRDGNPTNLRKHPSTFRAARNSRKPRISATLRQGKPFALSGRSSQTPKLPFVGKSQQIRRLFVSGPNKFDAVLLEPAFRLAPKQGLFSHVFGERHESLGPLIGPLKMSGIGEKVYVRLLEPSDNEAADHVTVHLLMPGKTAGILNEIQDNTDFEHPRHPEASFSYPGKAKFQKFTTFPTIRMRGSIHSSFNGRPLTDQSPDRPSNRPTFKVKSPHFIRNENHPTVFKQNVQSLKNIRPTEFDILPAEHLVAPNHDKLPVARWPVENLVDLPIYPPLSLGKPKEVADDGRDAKMKTTVNTGVADDGKQSASGNGTFLQLRDNSASGEVKQQSVNLPMNRKEEMKIRRKFVKSVFIDKIPSRDLVFHRQVSSPASILRIADTAEDHSKLAAIPQEEWRGLK, encoded by the exons ATGAAGATCATCTTAATCCCAACG GTCACGGCTGCGTTCCTGCTGTATTCAGTGATGGCGGTAGGAAATAGACCGACAAG ACTGACTGCAGAGGTATCGATCGGATCTGAAACAGAGCGTGACGAAGGTCGGATCTTCGCATCGAGAGATGGGAATCCGACGAATTTGAGAAAGCATCCAAGCACATTCAGAGCAGCGAGGAACTCACGAAAACCGAGGATTTCTGCTACTTTGAGACAAGGAAAGCCTTTCGCCCTAAGTGGCAGATCCTCTCAGACACCGAAACTACCTTTCGTCGGGAAATCCCAACAAATTCGTAGATTATTCGTTAGCGGACCGAATAAGTTTGACGCTGTACTTCTGGAGCCGGCCTTTCGTCTGGCACCAAAGCAAGGATTGTTTAGCCACGTGTTCGGTGAACGCCACGAATCATTGGGACCATTGATTGGTCCTCTCAAAATGTCAGGGATTGGTGAAAAAGTTTACGTCCGCTTGTTGGAGCCGTCGGATAACGAGGCTGCGGATCACGTGACGGTGCACCTCCTCATGCCAGGGAAAACCGCGGGGATCTTGAACGAAATTCAGGACAACACTGACTTCGAACATCCTCGTCATCCGGAAGCGTCGTTTTCTTATCCTGGAAAAgcgaaattccaaaaatttacGACCTTTCCTACCATTCGAATGAGGGGATCGATCCACTCGAGTTTCAATGGAAGGCCGCTCACAGACCAATCCCCTGATCGTCCTAGCAATAGACCTACCTTCAAGGTCAAATCCCCCCATTTCATCAGGAATGAAAACCATCCTACGGTTTTTAAACAGAACGTCCAGAGTCTTAAAAATATTCGGCCAACAGAGTTCGACATTCTTCCTGCCGAGCATCTCGTGGCGCCAAATCATGACAAGCTTCCGGTGGCTCGATGGCCGGTGGAGAACCTAGTTGATCTACCGATTTATCCTCCTCTGTCCTTGGGGAAACCTAAAGAAGTCGCTGACGATGGACGTGATGCCAAGATGAAGACCACGGTCAACACGGGTGTCGCGGATGACGGAAAACAGTCTGCTTCTGGGAATGGCACGTTTTTGCAGCTTCGGGATAATTCTGCTTCCGGTGAAGTGAAACAGCAATCGGTTAACCTTCCAATGAATCGTAAAGAGGAAATGAAGATTCgtagaaaatttgtcaaatcagTCTTCATAGACAAGATTCCGTCACGTGATCttgtttttcatcgtcaagTTTCGTCACCAGCTTCAATTCTGAGGATCGCGGACACTGCGGAAGATCATTCCAAGCTGGCGGCGATTCCTCAGGAAGAATGGAGAGGTCTGAAATAG